The genomic window TAAtggccccaaatattttttaatcatataaaTTTTCTAAATGCTATGAACATAGAATGTATTAACTGTACTACAATATCAGAAGAAAGTATAATTGTAATCACTAATTAGTAGTTAAGGTATATCAGTTTAGAAGTATTTAAATGATTTTCACTGAGTTGGGAAGTTATTATGTAACTGAACTAAGATACCCTTGTATTATTCACTTTATTGTCTTTTACTCTaatatatcccaaaaacagtaacaataagtctcttgatgagatacattactggtgcctgcttgagcaaatcgatgagcaatgagatgacagtgacagtgacaatgacctaAAACAATTCTACTATCCTCTTAAATTATATGCTTGGAAAGATTAAAAATTGAAGAAGATTTTGTGtggtcattaaaaatattattaatccCCATTCCTCTGATTCTAAATTAtagaatataatttatatatataaatatatataatatatatagaatataatatataaaactggTATGTCTTTCACAAATAGTTCTTGGCATAGTCCCATTCAAAATACTCGAGTAAAGAGGTAGATAAAAGTTAATGAGAGGCTATAATGTATAaggctatatacatatatgaaaaaatgatACTCAACTCCCTAGCCATTGGTTTGTCCATTAGATTAAACCCAATGACATATTAAATCAACAGACTTTTAAAAACCAGATTTAAAGTATTTATggaattttaatattgaaaaatgtATCAGTTCAATAATagcaatattatatattaattgctatatttttttggctaaaatctaaattttcagtgatattccaagcattttTAATGTCCACACAAAATCTTCTTGTCTCATGTCCCTTAGGATTTTCAATATCTTTCTGAGCACCTCCTTTAAGAGGATACTAGGATTGTTTTCGATGTTAGAGTAAAAGACAGTAGGTGAATAATATAAGACTTCAACtttaagctactgagagtatcctgcccgcatggcagagcctagcaagccacccttgacgtattcgatatgtcagcaacagtaacaacaactggcctcattcacctgacaccaaaagaacctccaatatggcagcattaagaaagatgagcaaggagaggctgaaaaaatctcagggacgaactagaccaccaaaacgaagaaagactaaaatgattttctgtactttcaaagcacatacgctggcatcagaagtatcCAACAAGGAActgatgatgcaagcgcagaagatcaagtatgacatcattggtctgatatcaatcacatcacgccattttcaacactggagaagaattgttcctcggaacatgcgacaacagaggcgtcggtagtgttggtatccttgtcaacacaaacttggccatgagcattcattcattcgaatgcctaacaacctgaattggacgattacacttgaatagatgtggctcactgtctgcagtttctatcttcgtcgtctatgcaccaacttccaactacaatgaaaaagaaattgagaggttctacatggaactggagaagttctataatgaAGACCAAACTTTCTTCAAGATcattttggtgattttaatgccaagataggtacAAGAAGGTTACcctaagaactccacattggaacccatggcctagaatggaatgatcagagtgagagactgtctgaattcatcataatgaccaagaccatccatggtaactcacagttccagaaggccgaatctaaacgctgaacatgggagtctcccagtggacaggcccacaatgaaattgaccatatcatattcaatcgaaggaaggttttgcctgactgatgttgctgttgtcccgaaattccaaatgggatcggcccaccgtctccttcgtgcaaaattctacttcacagagcaaggagaaaagtctgcaaaatttaagtctaagaagacaattcccagaatgaccaccaactgggagctctttggcactattgcagcaatgtgggaagatgccatccttgacaacatcgacgaggaatatgatcgactggttcagcaccttcatgactatgcgaagaatgccaagagtgagaaagccacaaacaggcACCTGTCTTCGGAGACTCTTGAGCTTATTCGTCAATGTgctttggcgtgagcctcaggcaatcacaagctaatgtcaaagctcacaaagctgtgcagagatgagataaaggaagacctcaaagagaagagcagcagtgttggccagtgcagcagaagtcgggaaaagtattcacaatgcttgcctgtccttcgccaactacaagaccaggatgactgccctctgacgtcccaatgggtctatcacatcttccagaaaggcaatggagaggattattcatgacttctactcggatctctttgacagccatgtccacctgcccacataccaaattccacaggatggatatgtcgttctcaacgttctcccttctgaaatccgacatgccatttagttggtaaagatgcatacagcacctggtcctgaCAAGGTCAGTCCTGAAAACCTGAAGAATTTggcaccagtactcgtcaatacactggcttgactcttcatatgctacctgtctgaatgcaaggttctgtctcagtggaaaaccagtaggaccattccgttgtataagaagggagacacccacaatatgggcaactatcgcccaatctgcctgctgtctgtcatctacaagttcttcactcatgtcatcctgaatagaataggcagaacactagacaaaggacaactatgcgagcaagctgggttccgaaggggattcagcatgatagaccatgtccacacagtgaccaaactcattgaagttttgcaagatttcaagatgccattctgtctaatgttcatcgacttaaagaaggccttcgattctgttgagaatgaagcggtcatcgaagccctagccaaaaggggcgttcaaactcagtatatcaaaatcctctgcgagctgtattgtggattcaccacaaggatctcaccattctataaggaagtgatcattgatgtaaagagaggggtgcggcagggtgataccatttcaacaaaactcttcagtgccatcctcgagcacatcatgcgatgactggaatgggaaggaatgagagtgaagatagatggttggcaattacaccaactccgcttcactgatgacaccgttctcatgacaccaaacattagccaagtggcacaaatgctggccgccTTCGACcaagaatgtggaaaggtcggattgcagctgaatttcaacaagacgatgctcatgaaaaacgaactaatccctgaagctccattttctctcaatggaacaaacatctctgaatgcagcagctatgtgtacctgggtagagaaatcaacatgaggaacgacttggtgccagaactgtgcaagaggaaaagagcagcgtggaatgccttcaagagtgttgaagaagtagttaagagaacAAAAAACCTCCGACCcccggcacatctttttgattccaccattctccctgcactatgcctcagagacctgggccctaccaaacaggatgagaacactattagcgtatcccaaagaggaattgaaagagctaggagtatcacatctcactcaagtgagagaaagaatctggagttctgacctctgtagatggtcaagaatcagagatgctgtttcatttgccaaggcatcaaaaatcagatgggtcggtcatgtaatgtgattcagagatgaccgctgggctagagctgttaccgactggattccacaggacgtcagaaggttcggtggccgcccaccaactagatgatcagatttcttcatcaaatccctgaatgaatgatttgaggttcttcctgttcctggagcaagcaaatatcattgggctgcactagcatgcaacagggacaaatggagaagttactggtgcctgctgaggaaatcaaagatcaatgggatgacaagtaataaaaGTGATATATGCTATACTTAGAATCAGGTGACTAAAACAGTAAAGGGATCACAAAGTTTGGATTACTACTACTTTAACTATCATATTTCAGTGGGATGTGAAGGAGGTAACAATTAATTCTTCCATAAATAATGACCTTGAATAATGCACAGATGATTTTTCCCATTATGCGAGCGCTGAACTTTTACTTTATGTCTTCAAATACTTTCCCTTGCTCACTTTGCACCTACAACACAGGGACCAGGTATTTCTTTCCTCAAAGCCCTGAACTCATTGACCTAATTTTTCCCTCTGCCTGGATACTCTGTAGAAAGCAATGTGTTTGGTCAACTATATTTCATCTTTCAGCACTTAACTATAATGTCACCTGATCAGGAGATCGACCTTTCATAATTCCTTTCTAACTTGGCCATCTTACATTACTCTATTAACTATTAAAGCACATATTTGTCACATTATAGCACATATTTAAATTGAAGCCATTCCCGCTATTCTTCATCACCTTCCAGTCAACGTATTCACTTTCTTCTATGTTCCTTTATTGtgagaaacaaatatttgaatTAATGCTACATGATAGACTCTAGATAGACCATAAAATAACTTTCATATTCTTATAATTCTTTAATATGCTATATCAATGATCTATATTTTTCACATTATTCTGAGATTATCATTCTTCAGTGTAAATAATACACTTATAATAATGCATTTTgttcaaagatttatttatttatttatttattttgatttttgggtcataccttgtgatgcataggggctactcctggctctgtactcaggaattactcctggcggagctcaggggaccaaatgggatgctggaaattgaacccgggttggttgcgtgcaaggcaaatgccctgcccgctgtgctatcactccagcctctatttttttttaagttttagttaaAATTTGTTGATCCTCATGAAAAAATCTGCACAATCACCAGACAGTCTCTGCAGAATCTTTACTCCTTCTTTTTGCCGGCGCCAACTTTGGCCTTGGCGGTCCTCCTGATTTTCTTCATTCTGCTCTTGCGCTCCTTTCTCTGcatgaggttttttttcttctcatacaGGCCGTGTCTTGCCAGTCTGTGTTTGGGCTCGTTTTTCTTTGCATGATCCAAAGAATCGTAAATCATCCCAAAGCCGGTTGTCTTGCCGCCACCAAAATGGGTTCTGAATCCAAACACGAAAATCACATCTGGAGTGGTCTTGTGCATTTTGGCAAGTTCCCCTCGAATTTCTGTCTTGGGTACCGTGGCCTTCCCAGGGTGAAGGACATCGATGACCATCTGCTTCCGCTGGAGCAAGCGGTTGGTCATGAACTTCCTGATCCAGATGGTGACCATGTCGTTCAGGGCGCCCCGGCTGCGGGAGGCCAGgccccctgttttatttttatttttatatttttgctttttggttcacacccagtgatgcacaggagttatagTTTGTGTGACCCTCCCCAACAGAAAGGTGTAATTAGCAAAAATACAGTTAAATACATGTGTAAATATGCACAATTAAtgcattcccctgatcctgaaagagccctcaatatgccattggcta from Sorex araneus isolate mSorAra2 chromosome 4, mSorAra2.pri, whole genome shotgun sequence includes these protein-coding regions:
- the LOC101548476 gene encoding 40S ribosomal protein S24-like — its product is MCEQVSPELKKVEVEISYMRKTEKQCKDAEGNKFVLGGLASRSRGALNDMVTIWIRKFMTNRLLQRKQMVIDVLHPGKATVPKTEIRGELAKMHKTTPDVIFVFGFRTHFGGGKTTGFGMIYDSLDHAKKNEPKHRLARHGLYEKKKNLMQRKERKSRMKKIRRTAKAKVGAGKKKE